Proteins encoded within one genomic window of Brassica rapa cultivar Chiifu-401-42 chromosome A09, CAAS_Brap_v3.01, whole genome shotgun sequence:
- the LOC103840396 gene encoding BTB/POZ domain-containing protein At1g30440, protein MACMKLGSKSDAFQRQGQAWFCTTGLPSDIVVEVGEMSFHLHKFPLLSRSGVMERRIAEASKEEDDNCLIKISDLPGGDKTFELVAKFCYGVKLELTASNVVYLRCAAEHLEMTEEYGEGNLISQTETFFNQVVLKSWKDSVKALQSCDEVLEYADELNITKKCIESLAMRASTDPNLFGWPVVEHGGGPMQSPGGSVLWNGISTGARPRQTSSDWWYEDASMLSFPLFKRLITVMDSRGIREDIIAGSLTHYTRKHLPGLKRRRCGPPESSGRFSTPLSSGSVLSEEEQKRLLEETEELLRMQKGLVPTKFFADMLRIAKILKASPSCVANLEKRIGMQLDQAALEDLVMPSFSHTMETLYDVDSVQRILDHFLSTDQIMPADVGSPCSSVDDGNVIGSPRLITPMTAVAKLIDGYLAEVAPDVNLKLPKFQALAASVPEYARLLDDGLYRAIDIYLKHHPWLAETERENLCRLLDCQKLSLEACTHAAQNERLPLRVIVQVLFFEQLQLRTSVAGCFLVSDNLDGGSRQLRSGGFAGGSTEGGGGGGGGWATAVRENQVLKVGMDSMRMRVCELEKECSNMRQEIEKLGKTTKGGGGGGGSGSGSKTWFGIKLKSHQMCSAQEGSVSKSNNENVKMEKLKDVKERRGKHKKASSISSER, encoded by the exons ATGGCTTGCATGAAGCTGGGATCCAAATCTGATGCTTTCCAGAGACAAGGCCAAGCTTG GTTTTGCACAACTGGACTTCCGAGTGATATTGTCGTTGAAGTTGGAGAGATGTCTTTCCATCTCCACAAG TTTCCTTTGCTCTCTAGAAGTGGAGTCATGGAAAGAAGAATCGCAGAAGCATCCAAAGAAGAGGATGATAACTGTCTCATCAAGATATCTGATCTTCCCGGCGGAGACAAAACGTTTGAGCTGGTCGCCAAGTTCTGCTACGGCGTGAAGCTAGAACTCACTGCTTCCAACGTTGTATACCTCAGATGCGCCGCTGAGCATCTCGAGATGACGGAAGAGTATGGAGAAGGAAACCTAATCTCTCAAACcgaaacgtttttcaaccaagttgTCCTCAAAAGCTGGAAAGATTCAGTAAAAGCGCTTCAGAGCTGCGACGAGGTCCTCGAGTACGCTGATGAGTTAAACATTACCAAGAAATGTATAGAGTCACTAGCCATGAGAGCATCCACAGACCCGAACTTGTTCGGATGGCCAGTTGTGGAGCATGGTGGTGGGCCTATGCAGAGTCCAGGTGGCAGCGTTTTATGGAACGGGATAAGCACAGGGGCGAGACCTAGACAAACTAGCTCAGACTGGTGGTACGAGGATGCGTCCATGCTTAGCTTTCCTCTTTTCAAGAGACTCATCACAGTCATGGACTCCAGAGGCATAAGGGAAGACATCATCGCCGGTTCCTTAACCCACTACACAAGAAAACACTTGCCAGGGCTAAAAAGGCGACGCTGTGGCCCACCTGAATCCAGCGGTCGTTTCAGCACGCCTCTGAGCTCGGGGAGCGTACTCTCCGAAGAAGAGCAGAAGCGCTTGCTCGAAGAGACCGAGGAGCTTCTCCGCATGCAGAAAGGTTTGGTTCCGACCAAGTTTTTCGCCGACATGCTTAGAATCGCCAAGATTTTGAAAGCCAGTCCAAGCTGCGTAGCGAATCTGGAGAAGAGGATAGGTATGCAGCTTGACCAGGCGGCGTTGGAAGATCTTGTGATGCCTAGCTTTTCTCATACGATGGAGACTCTATACGACGTTGACTCTGTGCAGAGGATCTTGGACCATTTTCTTAGTACGGATCAGATAATGCCTGCTGACGTTGGCTCTCCTTGCTCTTCGGTGGATGATGGGAATGTAATCGGATCACCACGGTTAATAACACCAATGACAGCGGTTGCAAAGCTGATCGATGGGTATCTCGCTGAAGTTGCACCTGATGTCAATCTCAAGCTTCCTAAGTTCCAAGCCTTAGCTGCTTCTGTTCCTGAATACGCCAGACTCTTGGATGATGGACTCTATCGTGCCATAGACATTTACCTAAAG CATCATCCGTGGTTAGCGGAAACAGAAAGAGAGAATCTTTGCAGGTTGTTAGATTGCCAGAAGCTCTCTTTAGAAGCTTGCACACACGCGGCACAGAACGAGAGGTTACCTCTAAGAGTAATCGTCCAGGTCCTCTTCTTTGAGCAGCTTCAGCTCAGGACCTCTGTAGCTGGATGCTTCCTCGTTTCAGACAACCTTGATGGCGGATCAAGACAGTTAAGAAGCGGCGGATTTGCAGGAGGATCAAccgaaggaggaggaggaggaggaggaggatgggCAACTGCAGTAAGAGAGAATCAAGTGTTGAAAGTTGGAATGGACAGTATgagaatgagggtttgtgagTTAGAGAAAGAATGTTCCAATATGAGACAGGAGATTGAGAAGCTTGGTAAGACGACAAAAgggggtggtggtggtggtggttcggGAAGCGGTAGCAAAACGTGGTTTGGTATAAAGCTGAAGTCACATCAAATGTGCAGTGCTCAAGAAGGATCTGTGTCAAAGTCTAATAACGAGAATGtgaagatggagaagcttaAGGATGTGAAAGAACGTCGTGGGAAGCATAAAAAAGCTTCGAGCATTAGTTCCGAGAGGTGA